A genomic segment from Nicotiana tabacum cultivar K326 chromosome 7, ASM71507v2, whole genome shotgun sequence encodes:
- the LOC107787661 gene encoding uncharacterized protein LOC107787661 isoform X1: MSEDAKRTGGAPVAKPTSDDRRSSSGSVPSPIGKKITIKSADMKPDVQKEAVDIAIAAFEKYNVEKDVAEQIKKEFDKKYGPTWHCIVGKNFGSYVTHETNHFVYFYLDSKAVLLFKSG; encoded by the exons ATGAGCGAAGACGCGAAAAGGACCGGAGGAGCTCCGGTGGCTAAGCCTACCTCCGATGATCGGAGAAGCTCCTCAGGTTCCGTTCCGTCTCCTATAGGCAAAAAAATCACCATCAAAAGTGCCGATATGAAACCTGATGTTCAAAAGGAGGCCGTCGACATTGCTATTGCT GCATTTGAGAAGTATAATGTAGAGAAAGATGTAGCTGAACAGATTAAGAAGGAGTTTGATAAGAAGTACGGTCCTACTTGGCATTGCATTGTCGGCAAAAACTTCG GCTCTTATGTGACTCATGAGACAAATCACTTTGTCTACTTCTATTTGGATTCAAAAGCTGTTCTTCTGTTCAAATCTGGCTGA
- the LOC107787661 gene encoding uncharacterized protein LOC107787661 isoform X2: MSEDAKRTGGAPVAKPTSDDRRSSSGSVPSPIGKKITIKSADMKPDVQKEAVDIAIAAFEKYNVEKDVAEQIKKEFDKKYGPTWHCIVGKNFGKALM; this comes from the exons ATGAGCGAAGACGCGAAAAGGACCGGAGGAGCTCCGGTGGCTAAGCCTACCTCCGATGATCGGAGAAGCTCCTCAGGTTCCGTTCCGTCTCCTATAGGCAAAAAAATCACCATCAAAAGTGCCGATATGAAACCTGATGTTCAAAAGGAGGCCGTCGACATTGCTATTGCT GCATTTGAGAAGTATAATGTAGAGAAAGATGTAGCTGAACAGATTAAGAAGGAGTTTGATAAGAAGTACGGTCCTACTTGGCATTGCATTGTCGGCAAAAACTTCGGTAAG GCTCTTATGTGA